From Montipora foliosa isolate CH-2021 chromosome 6, ASM3666993v2, whole genome shotgun sequence, a single genomic window includes:
- the LOC138004922 gene encoding uncharacterized protein: protein MIPLGLAPAFLIRAKIGLWQAGVDWDEDAPLAVREKWKDLFREMKELSRVEFPCSLTRADAEEPPMLCVFSDASQYAFGACAYSRQRINDDQYQVRLIAAKSRVAPLKQLSIPRLELQAAVLASRLAKTIQEESRMKFQAVKFFTDSTITLAWIQNPSRNFKPFVSARVGEIQSNADPSEWKHIPGEENVAVDISRGIYVGDLNGRWSNGPEFLQKPKELWPQEVAKPVSEEHLELRQNKTLSETNSVKDLGVVISSALSWHSHVISTVATKF, encoded by the coding sequence ATGATCCCCCTTGGTCTCGCACCTGCTTTCCTTATCAGGGCAAAGATCGGTCTATGGCAAGCCGGAGTTGATTGGGACGAAGATGCCCCGCTAGCTGTTCGTGAAAAGTGGAAAGATTTATTCAGAGAAATGAAGGAGTTAAGTAGGGTCGAGTTTCCCTGCAGTTTAACTCGTGCCGATGCAGAAGAGCCTCCTATGCTGTGCGTATTTTCCGACGCATCCCAGTACGCCTTTGGAGCTTGCGCTTACAGCCGACAGAGGATTAATGATGACCAGTATCAAGTCAGGCTAATTGCAGCGAAGTCACGGGTAGCACCTTTAAAGCAACTAAGCATACCACGACTGGAACTACAAGCAGCAGTTTTGGCGTCTAGATTAGCTAAGACTATTCAAGAAGAATCACGAATGAAATTCCAAGCCGTCAAGTTCTTCACAGACAGCACAATAACCCTTGCCTGGATACAGAATCCGTCACGCAATTTCAAGCCATTCGTGTCTGCGCGAGTTGGAGAAATTCAAAGTAACGCTGACCCTAGTGAATGGAAACACATCCCGGGTGAAGAAAATGTCGCTGTTGATATTTCTAGAGGAATTTATGTAGGAGATCTGAACGGGAGATGGAGCAATGGACCAGAGTTTTTGCAAAAGCCAAAGGAGCTTTGGCCACAAGAGGTAGCAAAACCTGTTTCAGAGGAACATTTGGAGCTTCGACAAAACAAGACTCTTAGTGAGACCAATT